A section of the Oryzias latipes chromosome 10, ASM223467v1 genome encodes:
- the neurog1 gene encoding neurogenin-1 — translation MDSAYSDIDSNSCDFFSHTDEEDARVPRPTSPERGQQQRKRRRGRARCEAVVQVVKKNRRLKANDRERNRMHNLNDALDELRGVLPAFPDETKLTKIETLRFAHNYIWALSETIRIADLQAGRRNDTPLLLNPSCLRETPSPASDPCTWSPSGSSSASSPAYCASSPGSPAAPEDYSCLQKEALFGFRSFMPGIY, via the coding sequence ATGGACTCCGCGTATTCGGACATCGACAGCAACAGCTGCGActttttctcacacactgaCGAGGAGGACGCCCGAGTGCCGCGCCCCACCTCTCCTGAGCGCGGGCAACAGCAAAGGAAGCGGCGCCGAGGCCGGGCGCGCTGCGAGGCGGTCGTGCAGGTGGTGAAAAAGAACCGGCGGCTGAAGGCTAACGACCGGGAACGGAACCGCATGCATAACCTGAACGACGCGCTGGATGAGCTGCGCGGCGTCCTGCCGGCCTTTCCGGACGAAACCAAGCTGACCAAGATCGAGACTCTGCGCTTTGCGCACAACTACATCTGGGCTCTGTCCGAGACCATCCGCATCGCAGACCTGCAGGCGGGGAGGCGCAACGACACCCCTCTGCTGCTTAACCCCTCGTGCCTCCGCGAGACCCCGAGTCCAGCCAGTGACCCCTGCACGTGGAGCCCCAGCGGATCCTCGTCCGCCTCCTCCCCGGCGTACTGCGCGTCCAGCCCGGGCAGCCCCGCCGCGCCGGAGGACTACAGCTGCCTGCAGAAGGAAGCGCTGTTTGGCTTTCGCAGCTTTATGCCGGGCATCTACTGA
- the paip2 gene encoding polyadenylate-binding protein-interacting protein 2 produces the protein MKDPSFGTTTHSLTSGSDVILSSQFSPDEEPFAEYLWMEHEEEFNRQVEEELWEEEFIECCFQEMLEEEEQWEWFIPSRDLPATSVSQLQEQIGLLVLDVDVHPNADILDSVKSSILNPNAKEFTPGIQKHAM, from the exons ATGAAGGACCCGAGCTTCGGCACCACGACCCACAGCCTGACCTCGGGCAGTGACGTCATACTGAGCAGCCAGTTCAGCCCCGATGAGGAGCCTTTCGCGGAGTACCTGTGGATGGAGCACGAGGAGGAGTTTAATCGGCAG gtggaggaggagctgtGGGAGGAGGAGTTCATCGAGTGCTGCTTCCAGGAgatgctggaggaggaggagcagtgggAGTGGTTCATCCCGTCCAGAGACCTTCCCGCCACCAGCGTTAGCCAGCTGCAGGAGCAGATCGGCCTGCTTGTCCTCGACGTGGACGTCCACCCCAACGCCGACATCCTGGACTCAGTG AAAAGCAGCATTCTAAACCCCAACGCCAAGGAGTTCACCCCGGGCATCCAGAAGCATGCCATGTGA